The genome window TGGCCGTCAAGAACGGAATCGAACAGTCAGAAACGTGCCATTTACCGCGCTTCAGTCCTTGTCACGTTCACGCCAAGATTCAACCTGCAGTCCACTGACTCCATCGCGAACCCGCTGTAGACATCAACCGCCCAATCAGTTCCAATAGACAAATGCAAAGAAAAGGTCTCGCTGACCGTAACAAAAGACCCTCTCCACCGTCTCTGCCCGACCCTCCGCTTTCAATTCCCTTTTATGGATGACAACGGCTATAAAGCGCGGAATTGCTAAACCCCAGAACCCCTGATTGTTAGCAGTTGACGTCATTCTCAACTCGGCGGGCCGAATAAAGTCAAAGCATCGTGATGGCTGCttagatgagatgagatacATCCTCTCTATTCAAGACAAGTGTCTGTAGTTCTCGGGTTGCCTACAATGGTTAAGAACattcagcctcaacaaggGCATCGCCATGAAATTCCCGAACTGGTCAGGTTCAACAGGACGCTACACCATCAATCGATGCAACTGCCGGATGCCAGACCTCATACACCAGCCATTGAGGGTTCTTCGGAAGGGAACCGATTCATCATAGAGTCTTCAAACTGAAATGGACCAAGGTCTCGGTTTCCTTCTTACAGTGCAATCTAATTCTATGATATGTTGTTCCATGTTGTTCATTGGCTGCTTGGTCGGACATTTTCATGAGCCACTTGACTCCTTTGGGTaaacttcttcaacctcatccaaATTGACTTCAAGACAGCGAGGTAAACAAAAGAATAAGCGGAGGGCACTATCTTACCCGGCATAGCCTAACCCTATACTATGGTCTTCATAAGGGTATAGATTGAACCGTCTTATGGCTGTCAGCCCATTGGGTTGACATCTACACAAGCTTGGACGCATATATACCGTTTGCCGATGGAGCTTTCGTCTACAAAATCTTGGAGATAAATAATTTCCATTCTAATTTCCCTTTCAGGTGGATAGCGTTTTCGCCTCGCCAAGGTTCGTGGCTGTTACTCGACTCTTGTGCAACAGCGTTGTGAGCCATCACCACTTACACCATTCTACGCCATTCCATTTTGAGTAATTGCTTGAATCTCAACTCTCAACTCATTGCCTCTAAGGTCCCTGCATGTCGAACCACGATGCCCTCGTGCGAGAAAAACTCTGATCAAGTCATTCAGTGAGAGACATCAATGGTATTAAACCTGCAACTACCCATGTCACCAACGGGACAGACGTGCACATCATTACCATGTTAGTTCCCCGCCATGGGAATCTGCCTGACGTAGGGATCGCGCCAGCAATTTTTCCTTGCTGTCAAGAACAGAATGGAGAGCAGCTTGTAAACCCATGACCCTGGTTCGTCATCAGAGCTGAATCATGCCAGGCAGCAGCAAAACGGCCAAATCTCAAGATGTTCATAATGGGTGTTTCCAAGTGAGTCCATACTCAGCTGCCCGTAGAAATGGTACAGTACTGTGCTGAAGCATCATCATACAAGTCGATTACCGAGAACGGCGTATCACTACGATTTGCCCTTTCTAGAACCTCAATTTCACACAGTATCAATTATAAGGTCCTTCTGTTACACCAAGATCCAAAACCTTGATCGATAATCGACCCTCTTCCCCGTGGCACACCGGAGCTCTCTTTGTCGGCTTACCCGTTTAGGAACATCCGAAACTACTCTCAAAGATGACCTCTGACGATCCTCCACATTTTCACATTATGCTTCCCCGTATTATTCTCATGGATAATGATGAATACATACACACGGAACGTCTGTTCCTGACTCGTAACTCGGATTGATTGCTACTTTTGGTATCTAGATCTCACTTGCAGCAACTGGAGCATCTACCAGCTGTAGAACTGCTACTCGGGATGTATCAACATGGCATATTCGTCTCGTCATTTGTTTGATTATTTCTTTTCTACAGAATATGTAAATTTACAGGTGTCCATGCAATGCTTTTTAATGAGATAAGTGACAGGCTAATCAGGTAACTCTGTACATGGAGGTATTGTATTATAAGCAGTTCCCAAGAATAAAAACCCCTTACGCGCCGATGACAATGCTTCCCGTCTTAAATTCATTTCTTAATCAATGTCTTCCTCGTCGTTCTGCTTCGAAGAGCTCCCTCTTCATATCCATAAGCATGTCTTCTAGCTGGTAAACCTCATCACGACTGAGTGCTGCCGTCTGCAATTGCTGTAAACCACCACGAAGAGTGTCCATGATCGACCTTGTTTTGTGTGGCACTGGcgtttcttcttcatcttcatcttttggTTCGGCAACTTCGTCCTGgtcctcctcttctgctTGTGGCTGATCCTCCTGGGCCTCTTCCCCTGATTCGCTGTCAATTGGTATAACTTCCATAGAGTCTTCAATGACTTCATCAGGCACCTGAAGCTCAGGTTCCTGGCTTTGCGAGGCTGCATAGGACTCTGTCACCAGTTGTGACATGAGTTCTTCATCCGTGTCCCCGTCATCACGTACATCGGTCGACTTTGAGGTTGTCTGAGGCgcttgagaagatgagcGTGTTGACCTTGTGGTAGGCGACGCCTGGACTTCTCGGTTTCGTAGCTCCTTGCCCTTTTGTCCAGCATTTCGTCTGGATGACCGTCGCACGGTTGGAATAGGTGAGGCCGTTTCTTGAGACGTTGACTGGCTATCTTCAACCTGTTCCGGTCCTGATGGGTCGGCCGACCGTCTCTTTTTGCGGCGTGTCTCGGCATACACGGCGCTTCgctttctcttcctcttgctACCAGTTTGGTTTGTATTTTGGCTTTCATTCTTCTCTTGGCTTGCTTCAACAGGCGTAGAGGGAACAACACTAGATGGTGAAGGCTCTTTCGTGTTATTCTGTTCTTTCTCGACAGAGGTGTCTCCCTGGACCTCTATACACTTTTCAGGAGATGCGtcgttctttttcttctcggGAGAAACAGAAACTGAGTTGTACTTGTCGAATGGAAGATGGCACCTTCTAGATTCAAGTTCCACCACAAATCTCATGAGACTGCTTTCATCACCTTCACTGAGTGCGAAAGATGAGTCTTGATTCTGGCTGTTAGCCACCTTAGGGCCACTTTCAACAGCCTGATCGTCAACAGCCTTTGCAGGGCTGCTCCTGGCGTCCACAAATTCGTCGTCTGCGGATTTTGGTGTTTCCAGAACCTGTGCTGGAGGCGGAGCGGTTCGTTGAGGGCTGTCCAGTTGGCTGAGGGCAGGCGgttcgatatgttcctcTTTAATCTCTTCCACATCTTGGCTAGGTGGTGCATCTGGCAGTGCCTCCGCATCTTCGGTCACCACCTCCTGACTACCAAGACTTGAAGGAATgacttcctccttctttgaTGATTCTGCCCTCCTCCTGCGTCGCTTAGCCCGTGTGTTCTTACCAGAGGCCTTGTTCTTAGCAGAGGGAGTCTCCACCTCAGCTTGGTCTTCGTCGGTCTGTTGACTGATGGAGGGCGAACCTGGTGGTGAAGAAAACTGCCAGTTAACGATCGAGTCTCTAGCCTTTGATCGAGTTTGTATTTCAGACAACAGAGGGTTGCGTCTCGGGTctggtggtgatgaaggTGGGTCGTTCAAGCcctcaagatgaagagcttgGCCACGTCGGGGAGTGGGTGTCAGATTGATGAACTCATCGTAGGAAGCTGCGCGTTCAGGAGTAGTTTCGAGTCTGCTGGATTTTGGTATCTCAGCATCCTTGGAGCTCTCCTCGATCGCAGCTTGTGCTCGAGTCCGTGGGCTCGATCGGAGACCGGGATACAGGCCGGCAttttcttcttgtcgttcACGGACCTCCCTCTGCCTTTCAGTGAGATGTTGAGACTCCTCGACCAACGGTGATGAGACAATTGGAGCAAATTGGATTTGAGAGTTGTCGTGGCGAAGACGGGGTGTAGCTGTTCGCTTAGCCGGTTTTGTCTTTGTAGATTCAGGGGTGGCATCTCTGCGGCGCTTTCTAGTCGTCGCACCCCTAAGACTCATCTTTGATATGGATGGTGCAGGTGAGGCTGCTTGCTCAACGCCTTGCCCCGATGACTTGGCAGATGATAGGGCGACGAAGCTCAAATCTTCCTGCGTATCGACAAAGGTTTGTGCTTGGGCTCCGAACTCGCCACTGGAATGTTCCATGCCAGGGAACGACACATCAACTCTTGGCCGTAAGGAAGCTATAATCGACTTGAGGCTTTCAGAACAGTCCAagctctcttcatcctttACTAGAGCGTTCCACGTCTCTGCCATCTTGTTTACGATGTGACGATGTCTACTTCTAAAACCTGCAGCGACAAGAGGCTCGACTGTGTTGAGGACCTTGTCCTCCAATCGACCGAGTGTCAATAACTGGCCACAAATGTTGTCCCACAGAGTCCGCGCCTAGAGATAATTAGCATGTAGAAGAGTACAACGTCGGACTGACTTACAGATCCAGAGACAGGAGAATCACTGCGCAATATCTTATGCGCCTTTTCATCCTGAATCCATGGAACGAGTCCTGTTTGTAACTTGGGAAGGGTTTTGATGCCATTTTGCGAGAAGGATCCAACAATGAAAGCGTTAACGCTCTCAAAATAGGCCACCATCTTTTGATCATTGCATTCGGCTTCATTTTCGTAGAAGTATTTCATACTCTGGCCTTGAAGCTGGTAAAGATACTGGAACGGATCAAATGAGGAGGATCGTGATGACGTGGGAGGTGCACCCCAAAGTCGTCGCCGAGCAGCCTCGACAGCCTGACGATCTCGGGGTAGTTTGGCAATCTTGAATAGCGCAATCGCTACCGCCAGCGCCATCTGGTTTGATCTTTCAGAATCCTCGAAGAAGTTGTCCGTAACAATCTTGGCGAGAGGCTCTACAAGACCAAGAGCTCGACCTGCATCTCCAGACTCCTGAGCGATGTGGTCGGATAACAAGTCGAAAAGAGAGAACCACTGTTCTTCAGGGAGCGTGGGGTGCGAAACAAGTCCTCGTTCGAGAAGCGATACTATCTCCCGGTATTCGGGTCCAAGTAATCTCTCGCTGCTGGGTGGTAGCGAGCCGGATGGCGATGGGTTTTGATCCAGCAGGGTACGGATGTTCTGAGCAGCGAGAACCCATGGACCGTATGGTGAAAGAGCGTCTCGCGGCAAGAGTCGGAGCATCTCTCTAGACAGCTCAACTCGAGCTCTTGAAGATTTGCCTTGGAAGAAGGGATCAAAGATAGCTAAAAAGCACTCAGCGAGATCTTCATCGTCAGCCAATCCTGGTGGTTTGGAACAAAGTATAGAAAATAGGTGATAAAGCGGCGTCTGAACAGTGCCATTTGACTTGTCAGTTCGATCAATCCGGCTAGGAGTTGAAGCAGGCTCAAAGGTATTAGCAAGAGACATGGATAGCTTCTTCTCGGTGAAGGGGAGCAGGCCAAGGTTGCGGACAAGAACATCGACATAATGCCTGACACTCGACAAATATTTTGTGCCAACAGACTCAAACCCTTCGGGCACTCCAGTTGACCACATCTTGGACAACAAATCAAAAGCTTGAGCGATGAATCTCGCTGTCTCGTCGGTCACCTTGATATCCTTTGCCGAGGCGACAGCAATAGAACCAACGAAAGCTTGCCATAGTCTATAGGCTAAACTTTCGGTATTAGCCAAATCGTTGAATTTCTTCTCCAGAATTGGCCCAACAAGGCCAAAGATCTTCTCAGAATTCCGGCGAGCCCATCTTGAGTCGATTGAAGGCAGCTCCTCAGGGCTTATAGGAGCAACATCCCTAATCCTTTCGTCTTTCCAGCTTCTTGGAGTCGAAACGTCGAGGAGTCCGGTCACAATTCGGGTCGCTTGCGTTACGGAATCAGCAGAAAACTCGAGTTGCGCATCGACATGAACTAGTTGTTGCGTAATAGGTGCAAGGATAGAATCCCAGGCAGCGTCGATCCAAGTGACATCTTGACTAGGTCGGAAGGCATAGTAACACAGGTTGCAAATACCACCCATCACTGTTCTGCGAAGCTTCATGGCTTCCTCTGGCTGTTTCGAATTGAATTTGCGCCGGAGTTGGCTCGCCAGGGGCTGTGCCATTATACCCAGAGACTTGGGGGGCAATTTGTTGCTGGTGATTGAAAGATAGACATAGCGATTCCAGGCGTAGTTGGCTTCCTGCTTGGTCTGCAAATCGGTACAGTTGAACGAGTCCTGCGCAATCTTGAACCATGGAGCAAAGTGTTGCCATCGGCTGAGAGGGCACTGCAGGAAAAGGGTCACGGTACCCCATATCTGTGGAACAGTCGACAAAAGTTGCTTCTCTTTGAGCATGGTGTCGAGTCGCTGGATGTAATACTGTATGTAGACTTGTTTGTCCGCCATTGATTGCAGAATCTCAGTCACCTTGCGCATCACAGGCTTCTCATTTCGTAGCGCAAAGCCAGCTTCCGTGCCCAAGAGAATTGCTTGCGCTCGAATGTCTCGAATCGGGGTGAGCATATCGTTGAACAAATCCTCTAACCAGGCCGTGTGGACAGCCATATGGTTTCGAGATTGCTTCACAAGACGCTTGTAAATCTGGATACGGCCCATGATGATACTTTTGCCAGTCAAATGATCCTCGATGTTGTGCAACGATGTGACTAACCGACCGACTCGATCCGAAGACATGACttttgaggagaaggactgGAAAGCAACGACCTGCATAAGGTGACGTGCCAGGTCTTTCGAGAGTGCTGGGTCGGAAAAGCATCGAATGCAGTGGTCGATTATGAAAACGCCGAAGTCGGATgtgagagaagaagcaaTGGCTGGAAAATGCAAAAAGGTCGTTAGAAGACTGAGGGCTTGGAATATAAGAGAAGAGTCGGGAGACCCTTCGTCCCTTTTGGATTTGACATCGCGTTCGATAAAGGACATGAATAGGCTCATCTTGTCTTGCAGGGCAACCCGGTCCGGTAGGTTGTTGGAAGCCTTAAGAGCACGAGAGAGCATCATATATGCATCGAGTCGCGAGTCCCGGTCGGAACCAGCGAGCTGTTTTATTGTCGAGCCCAACATTTCGGCGATACTAATCTGGCTTGATAGGCCGTTGGGATGGCCATTAAGAGGTGAAGCAAGAGGGTTGGGAGACGGTGACGGCTTGAGGATACCCTTAACGGGCCTCGACGAAGCAGAGGGTGTCGTAATCGGTGACGATCTGAAGAACTTAGACGCTTCTCGATATTCTGTATGGCTTGACCattcaaccttcttccttaTCCGCCTCGAGCTTGAATTGGTGTTGGTTGCCCCGTTCGACGATGGTGTATTAGCGCCTGGTGGTGTCTGGAGACTCAGTCTTGGGTCGATGGGACGACCGACTGAAGCCTTCATAGGAGCTATTTTATCTGGGAAAGATTCTCGAGGAGGTGTTGGCGGTCGAGGAGAAAGTTCGTCGAGGGTGGTGGCCTTGGCTGAAGATGCCATGGCTGCCAGGCAGCGTTGGCGATCTAGACAGCAGTGAATTGGCCGAGAAACCACTAAAAACGCATGCGAATATTAAGGAGATTAAGATTGGAACAGTGAATTTTGCTGCGACTAAAAAATTGCAACCATTTGTATATAATCACAAAGAGAACGAATGAGTCGGTGTAAGTTAGAGCTGGTGATATTGCGTAGCGTTGAGGACTTTTGAGTAACTACCTGAGCCTGGAGTATCCGTAAGTAAATGCTTGACCGATCCGCGCTGCAATTCTCCGGGCCAACGCGCGAAGCGAACGCGATTTTTAGATGAGCAACCGCGAATCAATTAAAGATTCAGGGACCGTGCGCGTCTGACGCCCCAGAATCGGCCCCTGTCTGTCGCCTAAGGTGTCTTTCATGGCTGAGGTAAGCGAAACTTTACGTGTTCCCACTACAGATCAGCTGGAGGCGCTATCGATAAAGTTCTAGGTACCTACATTGGACCCTGTTGTGTCAGTGAAGCACATGCCAGAACAGGTCGAGAGAGAGCTACGGCTTGGACCTCACCTCAATATTGGCCTTCTCATTAATAAAGTTCAAAAGTTACATAAGTAGAAGTGAGAGAGCGAACATGATGTCCTGTTTCACTCTGAATACATGTGAAATTTCCCAAAATTACCTATAGTACTCCGTCTTAAAATGCAATAACACGTTTTGTTAGTGGCTGATGTCCAGTTTCTATCATCTTCTCCCCGCTCATCTTAAACCATCACACCTACCATCAACATCCCCCTCTCCACTCATCCTCGAATCATCATGGCCGCTCAGGAACCTTTTGGCATACCCACAGGGGCTCAGAAGCTCAAAAATGTCACGGAACTGGTCGAAGCCCTCACCGCAGAtctccaagaagatcagTTTCTTCCAGATGGTGAGTCTTCTGACTGAAAAGGATATTAATACATCATTTCCTAATGCTATAGACAGACCGCGCCACAGCTCTAGAACAGCTTAAATTATACAGTCGAGACCCTAGGAATGCCGAGCCTCTCTACTCGGAAGCAGTCAGTGCACCCCCTGTTCTCGTAATGAGGGCTGAATGGTCTTGAAGTATTGCTAACTGTTGTCAGGGCTTCACTATGCTCCTCCGCCATGCCTATGATAAACCATCTACCAAAGCAGCCCGGGCTGCATTGAAGGTTATAGCTAATTTGATGCTCCTTGTCCCTCCTACGCGACATATGTTTGTCGACAAGGGTTTTGCTCCCAAAGCCATCAAAGAACTAGACACTGGGAAttatgatgatgaatttcTCAACTCTCGTATCTTATTCCTTACTACATATGAAACAAAGATCGACCTGAAGGAGCTCCTTGATAACGAGAAACTGGCCGATCGCATTATCAACAACCTAGCAAAGCATGCAAAGGAAATGGataccaaggccaagactgACCCCATGCAAGACATGGCGCTCACCGAAACCGTAAAGCTCTTGTTCAACGTTACACACTGGTGTAAAGAGAAAGCCTCGTTATTCAATCCTGCAGTCCCTCATTTAATAGCTGTACTGTTCAAGGCTGATGTTTCCCAAACGAAGCCGCTTGACCCTCCAGTCggattcatcatcaacggtttcctcaatcttgacctAAGTACCCCAGAGAGCCAGGAGGCTCTTCACCCCAAGAGCGATCCCGAGAGGGTAGTATCTAGGGTGATTGACATCCTAGATGTCGCCATTCGAACCATTCCCGACGAGCAGAAGGATCCTTCGGTTGTGCCAGTCCTTGGTCTCGTAAGATCGATATACGAGCATGCGCCTGAATCTAGCAAGGCCTTCATTCGCGAAAAGCTCTTACCgacagaggaagagagaaaggATGTTCTGGGCAAAGGACACAGCTTACCGGCCAAATTACTCCAAAACAGCAACAACCCCATGGCCCCGTCACTGCGCAACCTGATCCAGCATGTGCTCTTCGAGCTGTCTGATAAGGATGCCTCTAAATTTGTCGAGAACGTTGGCTACGGCTTTGCATCTGGCTTTCTTTTCCAAAACAACATCCCTATTCCAGCTTCCGTCGCAGAGGCTCACGGCGCCGATGCGGCTAAGGCGCAGAAGCCAGTCAACCCCATCACTGGCCAATTTGTCGATGCTGAGAAGCCAGTTGACGAGCCTGAGAtgacggaggaggagaaggaacGAGAGGCTGAAAGGCTCTTTGTATTGTTTGAACGGTAAGATCACACTTTCTATTTACTCAATTGTTGCACAGAGCTAACAGGCATTCAGATTGAAAAAGACAGGCATCATTGACGTTCAGAACCCGGTGGAGGCCGCCGTGAGGGAGGGTCGTTACAGAGAActcaaggatgatgaggtggaagagattga of Fusarium oxysporum Fo47 chromosome I, complete sequence contains these proteins:
- a CDS encoding Rap1-interacting factor 1 N terminal-domain-containing protein, translated to MASSAKATTLDELSPRPPTPPRESFPDKIAPMKASVGRPIDPRLSLQTPPGANTPSSNGATNTNSSSRRIRKKVEWSSHTEYREASKFFRSSPITTPSASSRPVKGILKPSPSPNPLASPLNGHPNGLSSQISIAEMLGSTIKQLAGSDRDSRLDAYMMLSRALKASNNLPDRVALQDKMSLFMSFIERDVKSKRDEGSPDSSLIFQALSLLTTFLHFPAIASSLTSDFGVFIIDHCIRCFSDPALSKDLARHLMQVVAFQSFSSKVMSSDRVGRLVTSLHNIEDHLTGKSIIMGRIQIYKRLVKQSRNHMAVHTAWLEDLFNDMLTPIRDIRAQAILLGTEAGFALRNEKPVMRKVTEILQSMADKQVYIQYYIQRLDTMLKEKQLLSTVPQIWGTVTLFLQCPLSRWQHFAPWFKIAQDSFNCTDLQTKQEANYAWNRYVYLSITSNKLPPKSLGIMAQPLASQLRRKFNSKQPEEAMKLRRTVMGGICNLCYYAFRPSQDVTWIDAAWDSILAPITQQLVHVDAQLEFSADSVTQATRIVTGLLDVSTPRSWKDERIRDVAPISPEELPSIDSRWARRNSEKIFGLVGPILEKKFNDLANTESLAYRLWQAFVGSIAVASAKDIKVTDETARFIAQAFDLLSKMWSTGVPEGFESVGTKYLSSVRHYVDVLVRNLGLLPFTEKKLSMSLANTFEPASTPSRIDRTDKSNGTVQTPLYHLFSILCSKPPGLADDEDLAECFLAIFDPFFQGKSSRARVELSREMLRLLPRDALSPYGPWVLAAQNIRTLLDQNPSPSGSLPPSSERLLGPEYREIVSLLERGLVSHPTLPEEQWFSLFDLLSDHIAQESGDAGRALGLVEPLAKIVTDNFFEDSERSNQMALAVAIALFKIAKLPRDRQAVEAARRRLWGAPPTSSRSSSFDPFQYLYQLQGQSMKYFYENEAECNDQKMVAYFESVNAFIVGSFSQNGIKTLPKLQTGLVPWIQDEKAHKILRSDSPVSGSARTLWDNICGQLLTLGRLEDKVLNTVEPLVAAGFRSRHRHIVNKMAETWNALVKDEESLDCSESLKSIIASLRPRVDVSFPGMEHSSGEFGAQAQTFVDTQEDLSFVALSSAKSSGQGVEQAASPAPSISKMSLRGATTRKRRRDATPESTKTKPAKRTATPRLRHDNSQIQFAPIVSSPLVEESQHLTERQREVRERQEENAGLYPGLRSSPRTRAQAAIEESSKDAEIPKSSRLETTPERAASYDEFINLTPTPRRGQALHLEGLNDPPSSPPDPRRNPLLSEIQTRSKARDSIVNWQFSSPPGSPSISQQTDEDQAEVETPSAKNKASGKNTRAKRRRRRAESSKKEEVIPSSLGSQEVVTEDAEALPDAPPSQDVEEIKEEHIEPPALSQLDSPQRTAPPPAQVLETPKSADDEFVDARSSPAKAVDDQAVESGPKVANSQNQDSSFALSEGDESSLMRFVVELESRRCHLPFDKYNSVSVSPEKKKNDASPEKCIEVQGDTSVEKEQNNTKEPSPSSVVPSTPVEASQEKNESQNTNQTGSKRKRKRSAVYAETRRKKRRSADPSGPEQVEDSQSTSQETASPIPTVRRSSRRNAGQKGKELRNREVQASPTTRSTRSSSQAPQTTSKSTDVRDDGDTDEELMSQLVTESYAASQSQEPELQVPDEVIEDSMEVIPIDSESGEEAQEDQPQAEEEDQDEVAEPKDEDEEETPVPHKTRSIMDTLRGGLQQLQTAALSRDEVYQLEDMLMDMKRELFEAERRGRH
- a CDS encoding guanine nucleotide exchange factor translates to MAAQEPFGIPTGAQKLKNVTELVEALTADLQEDQFLPDDRATALEQLKLYSRDPRNAEPLYSEAGFTMLLRHAYDKPSTKAARAALKVIANLMLLVPPTRHMFVDKGFAPKAIKELDTGNYDDEFLNSRILFLTTYETKIDLKELLDNEKLADRIINNLAKHAKEMDTKAKTDPMQDMALTETVKLLFNVTHWCKEKASLFNPAVPHLIAVLFKADVSQTKPLDPPVGFIINGFLNLDLSTPESQEALHPKSDPERVVSRVIDILDVAIRTIPDEQKDPSVVPVLGLVRSIYEHAPESSKAFIREKLLPTEEERKDVLGKGHSLPAKLLQNSNNPMAPSLRNLIQHVLFELSDKDASKFVENVGYGFASGFLFQNNIPIPASVAEAHGADAAKAQKPVNPITGQFVDAEKPVDEPEMTEEEKEREAERLFVLFERLKKTGIIDVQNPVEAAVREGRYRELKDDEVEEIE